The Ochotona princeps isolate mOchPri1 chromosome 1, mOchPri1.hap1, whole genome shotgun sequence genome has a segment encoding these proteins:
- the C1H6orf118 gene encoding uncharacterized protein C6orf118 homolog, whose product MAEDLEPHFYLKWRHCETPGLQTLCNLSKLLNGLQRAHKEDICRYTSGHLNPNKLYRPPETILQHWANANRPREDKVASTRGLPAGQTQEMKDAWAYFTVNTAVLPDDARDSSLFRYLNPKPQAFYPSEESLLTEKAPGGPQGASAQGTPAERLREELRLPDLKVLRYHAAWSSRECALGPPAKDQYQYISSYLAGVTKAEQYRKFLRFQREVLVTRDLLEKDFSSSAAALCHQKKLAEELQNICTCDPLQLNRLQVFGEIFEDICNSSLIFGGLLKEVKEEYELYMTILLDSQTTSQHKTFLAEIRGLERSRVQTADVDRAREELRLQVKAVRAALEQNDRLRAELATEQELLESARKESGASEAKIIDEENLTLTQKVEKKRCEILNKLDEIQTLKKQIKATLVHTRISDIIENGIKSIENEALKLETSNKILDKKIKIIENHLKHNMRRFKISEEDQQNLWEFIRGFTKLEEKEDYLSSDRKYE is encoded by the exons ATGGCGGAGGACTTGGAGCCTCACT TTTACCTCAAGTGGAGGCACTGTGAAACGCCAGGGCTTCAGACCCTGTGCAACCTGTCCAAGCTCCTGAATGGCCTCCAGAGGGCGCACAAAGAGGACATCTGCAGGTACACCTCCGGCCACCTGAACCCCAACAAGCTCTACCGGCCTCCAGAGACCATCCTGCAGCACTGGGCCAATGCCAACAGACCCAGGGAGGACAAGGTGGCCAGTACGCGGGGGCTGCCGGCCGGGCAGACCCAGGAGATGAAGGACGCCTGGGCCTATTTCACCGTAAACACAGCTGTACTTCCGGATGATGCCAGGGACTCGTCGCTGTTCAGGTATCTAAACCCTAAGCCACAAGCTTTCTACCCCTCAGAAGAAAGCCTTCTCACGGAGAAGGCCCCAGGGGGACCGCAGGGTGCCTCGGCCCAGGGCACCCCAGCAGAGCGCCTCCGAGAGGAGCTGCGGCTGCCTGACCTGAAGGTGCTGCGGTACcatgcagcctggtccagccgtgAGTGCGCGCTGGGGCCTCCGGCCAAGGACCAGTACCAGTACATCAGCTCCTACCTGGCTGGCGTCACCAAAGCTGAGCAGTACAGGAAGTTCCTGCGCTTCCAAAGAGAAGTGCTGGTGACGCGCGATCTCCTGGAGAAGGACTTCAGCAGCAGCGCGGCAGCCCTGTGCCACCAGAAGAAACTGGCAGAG GAGCTCCAGAACATATGCACCTGTGACCCTCTGCAGCTGAACCGGCTGCAGGTGTTCGGGGAAATCTTTGAAGACATCTGCAACAGCTCTCTGATTTTTGGTGGCCTCCTGAAGGAAGTGAAG GAGGAGTATGAGCTGTACATGACGATCCTTTTGGACTCCCAGACCACATCACAGCATAAG ACTTTCCTGGCTGAAATTAGAGGCCTGGAGAGGAGTCGTGTGCAGACAGCTGATGTGGACCGAGCCAGGGAGGAGCTGAGGTTGCAAGTGAAGGCCGTCCGAGCAGCCCTGGAGCAGAATGACAG GCTCAGAGCAGAGCTAGCCACAGAGCAGGAGCTGCTGGAGTCGGCTAGGAAAGAATCAG GAGCATCTGAGGCAAAAATAATTGATGAAGAGAACCTTACCCTCACTCAGAAGGTTGAAAAGAAACGATGTGAAATTCTTAATAAGTTGGATGAAATCCaaactcttaaaaaacaaattaaagcaaCTTTGGTTCATACTAGAATTTCAGATATCATTGAAAACGGGATTAAGAGCATAGAG AATGAAGCTTTAAAATTAGaaacatcaaataaaattttagacaagaaaataaaa